Proteins encoded within one genomic window of Ascaphus truei isolate aAscTru1 chromosome 8, aAscTru1.hap1, whole genome shotgun sequence:
- the LOC142501230 gene encoding beta-microseminoprotein-like — protein sequence MKFLLTLALAFAVSVALSSASCYMQKLKLNLNPKIQVAGCMKDGEVHAFDTKWKTPDCFECSCRRDGMQCCSTFGIPRGYDEETCEAIFDKKSCTYNVVKKNDHSETCPITSMIG from the exons ATG AAGTTCCTTCTGACTCTTGCTCTTGCATTTGCCGTCTCAGTGGCACTCTCGAGTGCTTCCTGCTATATGCAAAAATTGAAACTGAATCTGAATCCCAAGATACAAGTAGCAG GCTGTATGAAAGATGGTGAGGTACATGCATTTGACACCAAATGGAAGACCCCAGATTGTTTTGAATGCTCATGTCGCCgggatggaatgcagtgctgttCTAC CTTTGGTATACCCAGGGGATATGATGAAGAGACGTGTGAAGCGATTTTCGATAAGAAGTCCTGCACTTACAATGTTGTGAAAAAGAATGATCATTCAGAAACATGTCCAATCACATCAATGATTGGTTAA